In Mangrovivirga cuniculi, the following proteins share a genomic window:
- a CDS encoding ATP-binding cassette domain-containing protein, producing the protein MSEEILKALTQLFAIITKQDGGVTDNERKFVIDYFKQELDQDSVKEYLDLYDKYSQEEKKERKRKSSDSDDKPKKERKLTSVRDSVKTLAICKKINKTLTQKQKVVVLIKLFELVASDKKFTPQRMEIINTVSEVFKFSNEEYELIRSFVSEESCDKINFENILCLSDKKPQEGVPFKHVQTDINGEIIFLVVSSVDLYFVKYIGNDEIVLNGFIMKPGRVYLFGHGSTIKTPAGAALYYSELIRNFRSDAEDVKLSFNAIDVEYKFPNGGVGLRDINISEGPGKLIGIMGASGAGKTTLLNVLAGINKPSSGKITINGFDIFEEKENIHGVIGYVAQDDLLIEELTVYENLFYNAKLCFADLSDKEIDERVMDVLQSLGLEQRKDLRVGSVLDKTISGGQRKRLNIALELIREPSVMFVDEPTSGLSSRDSENVIDLLKELSLKGKLIFVVIHQPSSDIYKMFDKMYILDTGGYPAYYGNPVGAVTYFKSASNQVDSERGQCASCGNVNPEQIFNIIEAKVVDEYGEFTNKRKMNPKDWYNLFKEKFSLKKVEPVKEEPPKSLNIPSKLKQMMVFVKRDFLSKISNKQYLTINLLEAPLLAIILAFIIRYKNSPDAGSYFFRFNENIPAFMMMAIVVALFMGLSVSAEEIIKDRKILKREAFLNLSWNSYLLSKITNLFLISAIQTLLFVLIGNFILEIQGMTLPYWFILFSLSCFANILGLNISSAFNSAVTVYILIPILLIPQMILSGLLFPFDKLNTTISSKGEVPIVADMMASRWAFEAMAVKQFKDNKYESGIYPFEQLQMKADYATAYHIPKLKEKIDAVVKNVNIQTDSTLDIAEEDYSLILRELDKLKAGYSVHEANIKQFENAELPELKADAYKQFDEEKAEELNQYLDQIEEGYYEIFNFMNKKLAKTVHEAEDKYGEEYLAELKNEYFNESLSDLVRNISTEDRILEYKGGLLQQINPIYNTETYPKHKLDYRAHFYAPEKHFLGINFSTFIFNTLVIWFMTFVLYIILYFELLKKLIDKLGTISFSRDSDK; encoded by the coding sequence ATGAGTGAAGAAATATTAAAAGCCTTAACTCAACTGTTTGCCATTATTACAAAACAGGATGGAGGGGTAACTGATAATGAGCGGAAGTTTGTAATAGATTATTTCAAACAGGAACTTGATCAGGACTCTGTAAAGGAGTATCTCGATCTTTACGATAAGTATTCTCAGGAAGAGAAAAAGGAAAGAAAGAGAAAATCTTCCGATTCCGATGACAAACCTAAAAAAGAACGAAAACTAACCTCTGTACGAGATTCTGTTAAAACTCTTGCTATATGTAAGAAGATCAATAAAACACTTACTCAAAAACAGAAGGTTGTTGTATTAATTAAGCTATTTGAACTTGTAGCTTCAGATAAAAAGTTCACTCCACAGCGAATGGAGATTATAAACACTGTCTCTGAAGTGTTTAAATTTTCTAACGAAGAATACGAACTTATCAGAAGTTTTGTGTCTGAAGAAAGCTGTGATAAGATCAACTTTGAAAACATACTCTGTCTGAGTGATAAGAAGCCACAAGAAGGTGTTCCGTTTAAACATGTTCAAACAGACATAAACGGAGAGATCATATTTCTGGTGGTTTCTAGTGTTGATCTCTATTTTGTGAAATATATAGGGAACGACGAGATCGTTCTTAATGGTTTTATAATGAAACCTGGCCGTGTTTACCTTTTTGGTCACGGGTCAACGATCAAAACCCCGGCCGGAGCAGCTTTATATTATTCAGAGTTAATTAGAAATTTCAGATCTGATGCCGAAGATGTTAAGCTTAGTTTCAATGCGATCGATGTTGAATACAAGTTTCCAAACGGAGGTGTCGGACTCAGAGATATCAATATTTCTGAAGGTCCCGGAAAACTCATCGGTATCATGGGGGCAAGTGGAGCAGGTAAAACCACTTTACTTAATGTCCTGGCCGGTATTAACAAACCATCCTCAGGAAAAATCACTATTAATGGCTTTGATATTTTTGAAGAAAAAGAAAATATTCATGGCGTAATAGGATATGTCGCTCAGGATGACTTGCTAATAGAAGAGCTGACTGTTTACGAAAACCTATTTTACAATGCTAAACTATGCTTCGCAGATCTGTCAGATAAGGAAATAGATGAACGAGTGATGGACGTTCTTCAGAGCCTGGGGCTCGAGCAACGTAAAGATCTCCGAGTAGGATCAGTATTGGATAAAACTATTTCCGGTGGGCAGAGAAAAAGGCTGAATATAGCTTTGGAATTAATCAGGGAGCCTTCGGTTATGTTTGTTGATGAACCAACTTCAGGACTTTCATCTCGAGATTCTGAAAATGTAATTGACCTTCTTAAAGAACTTTCTCTAAAAGGAAAATTAATATTTGTAGTAATCCATCAACCATCTTCAGACATCTACAAAATGTTTGATAAGATGTACATCCTCGACACTGGAGGATATCCTGCCTATTATGGCAACCCTGTTGGAGCAGTAACTTATTTCAAAAGTGCTTCAAACCAGGTAGATAGCGAACGTGGACAATGTGCGTCATGTGGCAACGTTAACCCGGAACAGATATTTAATATCATCGAGGCCAAGGTTGTTGATGAATATGGGGAATTTACCAATAAACGGAAAATGAATCCGAAAGATTGGTATAACTTATTTAAAGAGAAATTCTCACTTAAAAAGGTTGAGCCGGTTAAAGAAGAACCTCCAAAATCACTAAATATTCCATCTAAGCTCAAGCAGATGATGGTATTTGTGAAAAGAGATTTTCTTTCAAAGATTAGTAATAAGCAATACCTGACAATTAATCTTCTTGAAGCTCCATTACTTGCTATTATACTGGCATTTATCATCAGGTATAAAAATTCTCCTGATGCAGGCAGTTATTTCTTTAGATTTAATGAAAACATCCCTGCATTTATGATGATGGCAATCGTTGTGGCTCTGTTTATGGGATTGTCTGTCAGTGCAGAGGAAATTATTAAGGATAGAAAAATCCTAAAACGGGAAGCGTTCTTGAATCTAAGCTGGAATTCTTATTTGCTATCTAAGATCACTAACCTGTTTTTAATTTCTGCAATTCAGACTTTGCTTTTTGTTCTGATCGGCAATTTTATTCTTGAAATACAGGGAATGACCCTTCCTTACTGGTTTATTTTATTCAGTCTAAGCTGCTTTGCGAATATACTGGGCCTCAATATCAGTTCGGCCTTTAATTCAGCTGTAACTGTATATATTTTAATTCCGATACTGCTGATTCCACAAATGATCCTCAGTGGCCTGTTATTTCCTTTTGATAAGCTAAATACGACTATCAGTAGCAAAGGGGAAGTACCAATAGTTGCTGACATGATGGCATCAAGATGGGCTTTTGAAGCTATGGCAGTGAAACAGTTTAAGGATAATAAATACGAAAGTGGAATATATCCTTTCGAGCAATTACAAATGAAAGCTGATTATGCTACTGCTTATCATATTCCTAAATTAAAGGAGAAAATTGATGCAGTAGTTAAAAATGTAAATATCCAAACGGATTCTACACTGGATATTGCGGAAGAGGATTATTCACTAATCTTAAGAGAACTGGACAAGCTAAAGGCAGGTTATTCAGTTCATGAAGCAAACATTAAACAATTTGAAAATGCCGAATTGCCAGAATTAAAAGCTGATGCCTATAAACAATTTGATGAAGAAAAAGCTGAAGAACTTAATCAATATCTTGATCAGATAGAGGAAGGATATTATGAAATATTTAATTTCATGAATAAAAAGCTTGCTAAAACAGTTCATGAAGCTGAAGATAAATATGGCGAAGAATACCTTGCTGAATTAAAAAATGAATATTTTAATGAAAGCCTGAGCGATCTGGTAAGAAATATTTCGACAGAAGATAGAATTTTGGAATATAAAGGTGGTCTTTTACAACAGATTAACCCTATTTATAATACAGAAACATATCCGAAACATAAACTAGATTACAGAGCACATTTTTACGCTCCGGAGAAACACTTTTTAGGAATTAATTTTTCTACCTTTATATTTAATACTTTGGTCATCTGGTTTATGACTTTCGTATTATACATAATTTTATATTTTGAATTGTTAAAAAAGCTGATTGATAAGTTAGGTACTATTTCTTTTAGTAGGGATTCAGACAAATAG
- a CDS encoding SiaB family protein kinase, translating to MKYVYDLHKTMLDHHLILVYEGEFTQEITKSVLSMAERNMDAIGEDSSIKRKVFNVMVEALQNIVKHSENTENNGKGRQNAIFMLGKSDSEYLITSGNACKSADVSEIKVKLEKINSLDKDGLKQLYKETIKSGSLSDKGGAGLGFVDMARKSGKPLNFDFIEIDDSHSFFSLQTLISRV from the coding sequence ATGAAATATGTATATGACCTGCATAAAACGATGCTGGATCATCATTTGATCCTAGTTTATGAGGGTGAGTTCACCCAGGAAATCACGAAATCGGTCTTATCCATGGCTGAAAGAAACATGGATGCGATCGGTGAGGATTCCAGCATTAAAAGAAAAGTCTTTAATGTGATGGTGGAAGCACTTCAAAACATCGTTAAGCACAGTGAAAACACTGAAAACAATGGCAAAGGGAGGCAAAACGCCATTTTTATGCTTGGGAAAAGCGACAGCGAATATTTGATTACATCAGGCAATGCTTGTAAAAGTGCTGATGTAAGTGAAATCAAAGTAAAGCTGGAAAAGATTAATTCTTTAGATAAAGATGGCCTGAAACAGTTATATAAAGAAACTATTAAGAGCGGAAGCCTTTCAGATAAAGGTGGTGCAGGATTAGGTTTCGTTGATATGGCAAGAAAATCAGGAAAACCGCTTAACTTTGACTTTATAGAGATCGACGATAGTCATTCATTTTTCTCTCTTCAAACTTTAATTTCAAGAGTTTAA
- a CDS encoding DUF1987 domain-containing protein, whose product MEIINLEGTEDTPKIILDKSNGIFEISGRSLPEDSAEFFNPILEWLESYSEDPNDKTDFVFKLEYFNTASSKLILDVLSALEDIDNTTIHWYFHEDDEDMEEAGEEFSELVELPFEFKTY is encoded by the coding sequence ATGGAAATTATAAACCTCGAAGGTACAGAAGATACTCCTAAAATCATCCTTGATAAATCAAATGGGATATTTGAGATATCAGGTAGGTCATTACCTGAAGATTCAGCAGAATTTTTCAATCCAATTCTGGAATGGCTCGAATCTTACAGCGAGGATCCAAATGATAAAACTGACTTTGTATTTAAATTAGAATATTTTAATACAGCGTCATCGAAACTGATCCTTGATGTATTGTCTGCTCTTGAAGATATTGACAATACGACAATTCACTGGTACTTCCACGAAGATGATGAAGATATGGAAGAAGCAGGAGAAGAATTTTCTGAATTGGTAGAATTGCCATTCGAATTCAAAACCTATTAA